In a genomic window of Deltaproteobacteria bacterium:
- a CDS encoding discoidin domain-containing protein, with the protein MTTARRATWPAALLLALHLGGARARAASVVLDDFETFTGWTTVASEGARAWTLQEPGHSGMGMRVGFDLGSGGGYVIVRKQFPLTLPENYAFTFSLRGEGRGNNFEFKLVDPAGKNVWWENQRDFSFPTDWQGITIRKSRLSLAWGPSRAREPKQVGTIEFAISAGEGGSGSIWIDDLRFEEREPVTPDGVPPDIQASTSLPGHEPPLMLDEDAATGWKSEPVPRAQSVLLDFRKNREYGGLVIDWDPDDYATSFEVQVSNDGTQWTTGFSTVTGHGGRDYIYLPDAESRFIRLDLRHSSRAQGYGIATLTVKPFSFSASPSDFFAAIARDAPEGTYPKYLYGRQTYWTLVGAAGDEKEALLNEEGMLEVDKAAFSIEPFLYAGGELVTWHSVTTGQELQDGYLPIPSVTWQHERLTLTVTAFAGGEPGASTLYARYQISNRADRGEPVRLYVAIRPFQVNPPWQTLNVSGGVTHIRSMRFDGRVVWVDRDRAVVSLTLPDHFGAAPFEAGSVTRFLAADRVPPHTEVTDPLGFASGALQYNLYLEPKGRAEVDLAVPFHDVAPTAARLIAADGAAYVAEQQERTRRDWETVLGRVAIDLPPEARKLEQTLKTTLAYIQINRDGPAIQPGSRNYARSWIRDGAITSSALLEMGFTPEVREFLRWYARYQGPDGKVPCCVDRRGAERVSEHDSPGAFVYAVAEYYRYTRDVGFLHDMWPHVLRAVDYLAALRGQSTGDDFKAPDKAVFHGILPASISHEGYSGYPVHSYWDDFFALRGLKDAADMARVVGDEGRTAKLAALRDSFREALYASIGRAMAQHGIDFLPGSAELGDFDPTSTSIALAPGGELGHLPEPALTRTFERYWEELVARRRGDTDSDEYSPYEVRNVGAFVRLGEKQRALDLLDQLLADQRPRGWNEWAEIVWRDREAPRFIGDMPHTWVGSTFVRSVRALLAYERESDQALVLAAGVPAAWVTAEPGVSVKRLPTYHGVLDLSLRAEGADAVRLRVSGDLAVPPGGIVVCSPLARPLRAVSVNGRPLAAHTADTATVREFPADILLEY; encoded by the coding sequence GTGACGACCGCACGCCGAGCGACCTGGCCGGCCGCTCTCCTCCTCGCGCTCCACCTGGGCGGCGCCCGCGCACGCGCTGCGAGCGTCGTCCTCGACGACTTCGAGACGTTCACCGGCTGGACCACCGTCGCCTCCGAGGGCGCGCGCGCGTGGACGCTCCAGGAGCCCGGGCACTCGGGCATGGGGATGCGCGTCGGGTTCGACCTCGGCAGCGGCGGCGGGTACGTCATCGTGCGCAAGCAGTTCCCGCTCACGCTGCCCGAGAACTACGCGTTCACCTTCTCCCTGCGCGGGGAAGGGCGCGGCAACAACTTCGAGTTCAAGCTGGTCGACCCGGCCGGGAAGAACGTTTGGTGGGAGAATCAGCGCGACTTCTCCTTTCCCACCGACTGGCAGGGCATCACGATCCGCAAGTCCCGCCTCTCCCTCGCCTGGGGCCCGTCCCGAGCCCGGGAGCCGAAGCAGGTGGGCACCATCGAGTTCGCGATCTCGGCCGGGGAGGGGGGGAGCGGATCGATCTGGATCGACGACCTCCGCTTCGAGGAGCGCGAGCCCGTGACCCCGGACGGCGTCCCCCCCGACATCCAGGCCTCGACCTCGCTGCCCGGCCACGAGCCGCCGCTGATGCTCGACGAGGACGCGGCGACGGGCTGGAAGAGCGAGCCGGTCCCGCGCGCCCAGTCGGTGCTCCTCGACTTCCGCAAGAACCGGGAGTACGGCGGCCTCGTCATCGATTGGGACCCGGACGACTACGCGACGTCGTTCGAGGTGCAGGTCTCCAACGACGGCACGCAGTGGACGACCGGCTTCTCGACCGTGACCGGCCACGGAGGCCGCGACTACATCTACCTCCCGGACGCCGAGTCCCGGTTCATCCGCCTCGACCTCCGGCACAGCAGCCGGGCGCAGGGCTATGGCATCGCCACGCTCACGGTGAAGCCGTTCTCGTTCTCCGCCTCGCCGAGCGACTTCTTCGCGGCGATCGCGCGGGACGCGCCCGAGGGGACGTACCCCAAGTACCTCTACGGGCGCCAGACGTACTGGACGCTCGTCGGCGCGGCCGGGGACGAGAAGGAAGCACTCCTGAACGAGGAGGGGATGCTCGAGGTCGACAAGGCGGCGTTCTCGATCGAGCCCTTCCTCTACGCCGGCGGCGAGCTCGTCACCTGGCACTCGGTCACGACCGGGCAGGAGCTGCAGGACGGCTACCTCCCCATTCCCTCGGTCACCTGGCAGCACGAGCGGCTGACGCTCACCGTCACGGCGTTCGCGGGTGGGGAGCCCGGCGCGTCCACGCTCTACGCGCGCTACCAGATATCCAACCGTGCTGACCGGGGTGAGCCGGTGCGGCTCTACGTGGCGATCCGTCCCTTCCAGGTGAACCCGCCCTGGCAGACGCTCAACGTATCGGGGGGGGTCACGCACATCCGCAGCATGCGCTTCGACGGGCGCGTGGTCTGGGTGGACCGCGACCGCGCCGTGGTTTCGCTCACGCTGCCCGACCACTTCGGCGCCGCGCCCTTCGAGGCGGGTTCGGTCACCCGCTTCCTCGCTGCGGACCGCGTGCCGCCGCACACCGAGGTCACCGATCCGCTCGGCTTCGCCTCGGGCGCGCTCCAGTACAACCTCTACCTCGAGCCCAAGGGGCGTGCGGAGGTCGACCTCGCCGTCCCCTTCCACGACGTGGCACCCACCGCCGCGCGCCTGATCGCCGCCGACGGTGCGGCCTACGTCGCCGAGCAGCAGGAGCGGACGCGGCGCGACTGGGAGACGGTGCTCGGGCGGGTGGCCATCGACCTGCCCCCCGAGGCGCGCAAGCTCGAGCAAACGCTCAAGACGACCCTCGCCTACATCCAGATCAACCGCGACGGCCCCGCCATCCAGCCCGGATCGCGCAACTACGCCCGCTCGTGGATCCGGGACGGGGCCATCACCTCCTCCGCGCTGCTCGAGATGGGCTTCACGCCCGAGGTGCGCGAGTTCCTGCGCTGGTACGCGCGCTACCAGGGCCCCGACGGCAAGGTGCCGTGCTGTGTCGACCGGCGCGGCGCCGAGCGCGTCTCCGAGCACGACAGCCCGGGAGCGTTCGTGTACGCCGTCGCGGAGTACTACCGCTACACCCGCGACGTGGGCTTCCTCCACGACATGTGGCCGCACGTGCTGCGCGCCGTCGACTACCTGGCGGCGCTGCGGGGGCAGAGCACGGGCGACGACTTCAAGGCGCCGGACAAGGCCGTGTTCCACGGCATCCTGCCCGCCTCGATCAGCCACGAGGGCTACTCGGGGTACCCGGTCCACTCCTACTGGGACGACTTCTTCGCGCTGCGGGGCTTGAAGGACGCGGCCGACATGGCCCGGGTGGTCGGCGACGAGGGGCGCACCGCCAAGCTCGCGGCGTTGCGCGATTCCTTCCGCGAGGCGCTCTACGCCTCGATCGGCCGCGCCATGGCGCAGCACGGGATCGACTTCCTCCCGGGCTCGGCCGAGCTCGGCGACTTCGACCCGACCTCGACGAGCATCGCGCTCGCGCCCGGCGGCGAGCTCGGGCATTTGCCCGAGCCCGCGCTGACGCGGACCTTCGAGCGGTACTGGGAGGAGCTCGTGGCGCGACGACGGGGCGACACGGACTCGGACGAGTACTCTCCCTACGAGGTGCGCAACGTGGGCGCCTTCGTGCGCCTCGGCGAGAAGCAGCGCGCGCTCGATCTCCTCGACCAGCTCCTGGCCGACCAGCGGCCGCGCGGCTGGAACGAGTGGGCCGAGATCGTGTGGCGGGACCGGGAGGCGCCCCGGTTCATCGGGGACATGCCGCACACCTGGGTGGGCTCGACCTTCGTCCGTTCGGTGCGCGCGCTGCTCGCCTACGAGCGCGAGTCGGACCAGGCGCTCGTCCTGGCGGCGGGTGTGCCGGCCGCCTGGGTCACGGCCGAGCCGGGCGTCAGCGTGAAGCGTCTGCCGACGTACCACGGGGTGCTCGACCTGAGCCTGCGCGCCGAGGGCGCCGACGCGGTGCGCCTGCGCGTGTCCGGGGACCTCGCCGTGCCGCCGGGGGGCATCGTGGTCTGCTCGCCCCTCGCCCGGCCCCTGCGCGCGGTCAGCGTGAACGGCCGGCCGCTCGCGGCACACACCGCCGACACCGCCACCGTCCGGGAGTTCCCCGCCGACATCCTGCTGGAGTACTGA
- a CDS encoding carbohydrate ABC transporter permease, with protein sequence MRRAAEAVLLHAALVGGAVLVLAPLLWMVSASLMPAGEATAVPPRLVPSAITFEHYRGLFTRLDLARSLRNSAGLAASVTVIALLVNSMAGYAFAKLRFAGREHIFRVLLAGLVIPAQVGMLPLFLMLRELRLVNTYAGVIVPGMASVFGIFLVRQYALSIPESVLDAARIDGAGELRIYRSLVLYLCAPILVTLAVFTFMGTWNDFMWPLVVLADARRYTLPVALANLAGEHVQDVELMMAGAVLTVLPVLVLFVCLQRYYLAGIMAGSVKE encoded by the coding sequence ATGAGGCGTGCGGCCGAGGCGGTCCTGCTGCACGCGGCCCTCGTCGGGGGCGCCGTGCTCGTCCTCGCCCCGCTCCTCTGGATGGTCTCGGCGTCGCTGATGCCCGCCGGCGAGGCCACCGCCGTCCCGCCGCGCCTCGTGCCGAGCGCCATCACGTTCGAGCATTATCGCGGGCTCTTCACGCGCCTCGACCTGGCGCGCTCCTTGCGCAACAGCGCCGGGCTCGCCGCGTCGGTCACGGTGATCGCGCTCCTCGTGAACTCCATGGCGGGCTACGCCTTTGCCAAGCTCCGCTTCGCCGGGCGCGAGCACATCTTCCGCGTCCTCCTGGCAGGCCTCGTGATCCCGGCCCAGGTCGGCATGCTGCCGCTCTTCCTGATGCTCCGCGAGCTCCGCCTGGTGAACACGTACGCGGGCGTGATCGTCCCGGGGATGGCGAGCGTCTTCGGCATCTTCCTCGTCCGTCAGTACGCCCTCTCCATTCCGGAGAGCGTGCTCGACGCCGCCCGCATCGACGGCGCCGGCGAGCTCCGTATCTACCGCTCGCTGGTGCTGTACCTGTGCGCGCCCATCCTGGTGACGCTCGCCGTCTTCACGTTCATGGGGACGTGGAACGACTTCATGTGGCCGCTCGTCGTGCTCGCCGACGCCCGCCGCTACACCTTGCCGGTGGCGCTCGCGAACCTGGCGGGCGAGCACGTGCAGGACGTGGAGCTGATGATGGCCGGGGCGGTGCTGACCGTGCTGCCCGTCCTCGTGCTCTTCGTCTGCCTGCAGCGCTACTACCTCGCCGGCATCATGGCCGGGAGCGTGAAGGAGTAG
- a CDS encoding sugar ABC transporter permease has protein sequence MGPAVWFVAPALGLIGVFFLAPVVAALLLSFTDFDVYAIGDPRHLRVVGGDNYATLLRDPRFWIALRNTLYFVLVGGPLSVAVSLGAALLVNARLARLRGFFRTVFFLPVVTTLVAVAVVWRYLYHPRFGLLNRGLALVGLGPIDWLGDPAWAMPAIILLAVWKNFGFNMIIFVAGLENVPERLYEAARIDGAGAWQQFRRVTLPMLAPTFVFVGVVTMIGYFQLFAEPYVMTQGGPADSTLSVVLLMYEEGFRWWTMGRGAAIAFVLFAVILAGTALQLRLRGLMVGEREMATAPAGRRGAEEAGA, from the coding sequence ATCGGTCCCGCCGTCTGGTTCGTGGCGCCGGCGCTCGGCCTGATCGGCGTCTTCTTCCTCGCGCCGGTCGTCGCCGCGCTGCTCTTGAGCTTCACGGACTTCGACGTCTACGCCATCGGCGACCCGCGCCACCTGCGGGTGGTCGGCGGGGACAACTACGCAACCCTCCTGCGCGACCCGCGCTTCTGGATCGCGCTCCGCAACACGCTCTACTTCGTCCTCGTCGGCGGCCCGCTCTCCGTCGCCGTCTCGCTCGGCGCGGCGCTCCTCGTGAACGCCAGGCTGGCGCGCCTCCGCGGCTTCTTCCGGACGGTCTTCTTCCTGCCCGTGGTGACCACGCTGGTCGCGGTTGCGGTCGTCTGGCGCTACCTCTACCACCCCCGCTTCGGCCTCTTGAACCGGGGGCTCGCGCTGGTCGGGCTCGGTCCGATCGACTGGCTCGGCGATCCCGCCTGGGCCATGCCCGCCATCATCCTGCTCGCGGTGTGGAAGAACTTCGGCTTCAACATGATCATCTTCGTCGCCGGGCTCGAGAACGTCCCGGAGCGCCTCTACGAGGCCGCCCGGATCGACGGCGCGGGCGCCTGGCAGCAGTTCCGGCGGGTCACGCTGCCGATGCTCGCGCCGACCTTCGTCTTCGTCGGCGTGGTCACGATGATCGGCTACTTCCAGCTCTTCGCCGAACCCTACGTCATGACCCAGGGAGGGCCGGCGGACAGCACCCTCAGCGTCGTGCTGCTCATGTACGAGGAGGGCTTCCGCTGGTGGACCATGGGCCGCGGCGCGGCGATCGCCTTCGTGCTCTTCGCCGTCATCCTCGCCGGCACGGCCTTGCAACTTCGGCTGCGCGGGCTAATGGTTGGAGAGCGGGAGATGGCGACGGCACCGGCGGGGCGGCGGGGGGCGGAGGAGGCGGGCGCATGA
- a CDS encoding extracellular solute-binding protein: MGREGEVVAQLMPGFERRHPGRRVRVQQIPWSAAHEKLVTAYVGGAMPDVFQAGNTWLPELAALGALEPLDGRIARSPVLAGGDYFPGILDTNVVDGVTRGVPWYVDTRVLFYRRDLLAEVGCPDPPRTWATWTDAMVRVKARAGPERYAILLPLHEWQPPVVLALQLGAGLLRDGERYGDFRSPPFRQAFDFYLDLFRRGFAPGTGEAAVTNVYQDFAAGYFALYMSGPWNIGEFRQRLPPGLEGRWATAPLPAPDAGYPGVSLAGGASLALYRSSPRKEAAWQLIEYLSEPAQQTRFYRLTGDLPARRSAWTEAALDREPYTGAFWTQLEAVRATPKIPEWERIATEIARHAEAAVRGTMTADEALAALDGKVDALLAKRRWLLGQAEAR; the protein is encoded by the coding sequence ATGGGGCGCGAGGGAGAGGTGGTGGCGCAGCTGATGCCGGGGTTCGAGCGCCGCCATCCGGGCCGCCGCGTACGCGTGCAGCAGATTCCGTGGAGCGCCGCGCACGAGAAGCTGGTGACGGCCTACGTGGGCGGGGCGATGCCCGACGTCTTCCAGGCGGGCAACACCTGGCTCCCGGAGCTCGCCGCCCTGGGCGCGCTCGAACCGCTCGACGGCCGGATCGCGCGCTCTCCGGTCCTCGCGGGCGGAGACTACTTCCCCGGCATCCTCGATACCAACGTCGTCGACGGCGTCACCCGCGGCGTGCCGTGGTACGTGGACACGCGCGTCCTCTTCTACCGCCGCGACCTGCTCGCGGAGGTCGGCTGTCCCGACCCCCCGCGCACGTGGGCGACGTGGACCGACGCGATGGTGCGGGTGAAGGCGCGAGCGGGCCCGGAGCGCTATGCGATCCTGCTCCCCCTCCACGAGTGGCAGCCGCCGGTCGTCCTGGCGCTGCAGCTCGGAGCGGGGCTCCTGCGCGACGGCGAGCGCTACGGCGACTTCCGCAGCCCGCCCTTCCGCCAGGCGTTCGACTTCTACCTCGACCTCTTCCGGCGCGGCTTCGCGCCCGGCACCGGGGAGGCCGCCGTGACCAACGTGTACCAGGATTTCGCGGCCGGGTACTTCGCCCTGTATATGAGCGGCCCGTGGAACATCGGCGAGTTCCGGCAGCGGCTGCCGCCCGGCCTGGAGGGGCGCTGGGCGACCGCACCCCTGCCGGCGCCCGACGCCGGCTACCCGGGTGTCTCGCTCGCCGGCGGCGCGAGCCTCGCCCTCTACCGGAGCTCGCCCCGCAAGGAGGCTGCCTGGCAGCTGATCGAGTACCTCTCCGAGCCGGCCCAGCAGACGCGCTTCTACCGGCTGACGGGTGACCTTCCGGCGCGGCGGAGCGCGTGGACCGAGGCGGCGCTCGACCGTGAGCCGTACACGGGCGCGTTCTGGACGCAGCTCGAGGCCGTGCGCGCGACGCCGAAGATCCCCGAGTGGGAGCGGATCGCCACCGAGATCGCCCGGCACGCGGAGGCGGCGGTGCGCGGGACCATGACGGCGGACGAGGCGCTCGCCGCGCTCGATGGGAAGGTGGACGCGCTGCTCGCGAAGCGCCGCTGGCTCCTCGGCCAGGCGGAGGCGCGGTGA